Proteins co-encoded in one Nocardioides sp. genomic window:
- a CDS encoding nitrate reductase subunit alpha, which produces MIGGRRFFTKVQVSEDDRAVFKKGGREGDSFYRDRWAHDKVVRSTHGVNCTGSCSWKVYVKDGIITWEAQQTDYPSAGADRPEYEPRGCPRGAAFSWYTYSPTRVRYPYVRGVLLDMYRAAKQRFGDPVVAWGSIVQDEEQSRAYKKARGKGGLVRATWEEVAEIVAAAHVYTVKRWGPDRIAGFSPIPAMSPVSYASGARFLELVGAPMLSFYDWYADLPNASPQVFGDQTDVPESGDWWDAGYLIMWGSNVPMTRTPDAHWMTEARYRGQKVLAVAPDYAENVKFADEWLTVAPGTDGALAMALAHVILKEYFVDSKVDFFEGYNKQFTDLPHLVTLELYQGTVYRPGKFLVAGDIDHPEGGSENQMWKPAVIDVNTGEVRIPKGSIGHRYGDEGLGQWNLDLGDIDPALTMLDGVREAVEVELPRFDLDGDKVSYERRGVPVARVGDKLVTTVFDLMLAQYGVRREGLPGEWPESYEDPRVPATPAWQEHHTGVPAAQVTRLAREWAQNAIDTEGRGMILLGAGVNHWFHSDQIYRAILVLTTITGTQGRNGGGWAHYVGQEKIRPIMGFQHMAFALDWHRPPRHMNQTAYWYVNTSQYRYDTFDADDLDAGTGVFKDKTVMDLLAQSVRLGWSPSYPTFDRSSLQLADDAAEAGMEVPAYVAQSLKEGSLKFAVEDPEAEENHPRVLSLWRSNLLGSSAKGNEYFLRHLLGTDSAATAVEASEDQRPRTVRWADEAPEGKLDLLTTIDFRMTSSTILSDVVLPAATWYEKHDLSTTDMHPFVHSFNPAIAPPWQTKSDWDAWKVIAKRFSELAEDHLGTRKDVVAKPLWHDTPEAMATEHGVVRDWRLGECDPVPGKTMPVIAVAERDYTQIYNKMISIGPLMEKAGMLTKGVAYDVKREIDILRNRNGVARGGAGDGQPLVETDIQMADAILHLAGVSNGHLATQGFKFLEKRTGTQMHDLSAEHEGKQITFADTQIQPVPVITSPEWSGSESGGRRYSPFTINIERLKPFHTLTGRQQFYVDHDWFLGMGEGLPVYRPPLNMSALFGEAPIGEQNELGVSVRYLTPHNKWSIHSEYQDNLFMLSLSRGGQSVWMSDRDAEKVGIKDNDWIEMVNRNGVVAARAIVSHRMPEGTVYMHHAQDRLIDVPLTERDRKRGGIHNSLTRILLKPSHIVGGYAQLAYFFNYIGPIGNNRDEVTMIRRRTNQKVEY; this is translated from the coding sequence CTGATCGGAGGGCGCCGGTTCTTCACCAAGGTGCAGGTGTCCGAAGACGATCGCGCCGTCTTCAAGAAGGGCGGACGCGAGGGCGACTCCTTCTATCGCGACCGCTGGGCCCATGACAAGGTCGTCCGCTCCACCCACGGCGTCAACTGCACCGGCTCGTGCTCGTGGAAGGTCTATGTCAAGGACGGGATCATCACCTGGGAGGCTCAGCAGACGGACTATCCCTCCGCGGGCGCCGACCGGCCGGAGTACGAGCCTCGCGGCTGCCCGCGAGGTGCGGCGTTCAGTTGGTACACCTACTCGCCGACCCGGGTGCGTTATCCGTACGTCCGCGGGGTGCTGCTGGACATGTATCGCGCGGCCAAGCAGCGCTTCGGTGACCCCGTCGTGGCCTGGGGCTCGATCGTGCAGGACGAGGAGCAGTCGCGGGCGTACAAGAAGGCGCGCGGCAAGGGTGGCCTGGTTCGCGCGACCTGGGAGGAGGTCGCCGAGATCGTCGCGGCGGCCCACGTCTACACCGTCAAGCGCTGGGGTCCCGACCGGATCGCGGGATTCTCGCCGATCCCGGCGATGTCGCCGGTGTCGTACGCCTCGGGTGCGCGCTTCTTGGAACTCGTCGGCGCGCCGATGCTGTCGTTCTACGACTGGTACGCCGACCTGCCCAACGCCTCGCCGCAGGTGTTCGGCGACCAGACCGACGTGCCCGAGTCGGGCGACTGGTGGGACGCGGGCTACCTGATCATGTGGGGCTCGAACGTCCCGATGACGCGTACGCCCGACGCGCACTGGATGACGGAGGCGCGTTATCGCGGCCAGAAGGTGCTCGCGGTCGCGCCCGACTATGCCGAGAACGTGAAGTTCGCCGACGAGTGGCTCACCGTTGCTCCCGGCACTGACGGGGCGCTGGCGATGGCGTTGGCGCACGTGATCCTCAAGGAGTACTTCGTCGACTCCAAGGTCGACTTCTTCGAGGGCTACAACAAGCAGTTCACCGACCTGCCTCACCTGGTGACGCTGGAGCTGTACCAAGGCACCGTCTATCGCCCCGGCAAGTTCCTGGTCGCCGGCGATATCGACCACCCCGAGGGTGGCTCGGAGAACCAGATGTGGAAGCCGGCCGTCATCGACGTCAACACCGGTGAGGTGCGCATCCCGAAGGGCTCGATCGGGCACCGCTACGGCGATGAGGGCCTGGGGCAGTGGAACCTCGATCTCGGCGACATCGACCCGGCGTTGACGATGCTCGACGGCGTCCGCGAGGCGGTCGAGGTCGAGTTGCCGCGCTTCGACCTCGACGGCGACAAGGTGTCGTACGAGCGCCGCGGCGTCCCGGTCGCGCGCGTCGGCGACAAGCTCGTCACCACGGTCTTCGACCTGATGCTGGCCCAATACGGCGTACGCCGCGAGGGCCTGCCCGGCGAGTGGCCCGAGTCGTACGAAGACCCGCGCGTGCCGGCCACTCCGGCCTGGCAGGAGCACCACACCGGTGTCCCCGCGGCCCAGGTCACCCGCCTGGCTCGGGAGTGGGCGCAGAACGCGATCGATACCGAGGGTCGCGGCATGATCCTGCTCGGAGCGGGCGTGAACCACTGGTTCCACTCCGACCAGATCTATCGCGCGATCTTGGTGCTCACCACGATCACGGGCACGCAGGGCCGCAACGGCGGCGGCTGGGCGCACTATGTGGGCCAGGAGAAGATCCGGCCGATCATGGGCTTCCAGCACATGGCGTTCGCGCTCGACTGGCACCGCCCGCCGCGGCACATGAACCAGACGGCGTACTGGTATGTGAACACCAGCCAATACCGCTATGACACCTTCGACGCCGACGACCTCGACGCGGGCACCGGAGTGTTCAAGGACAAGACGGTGATGGACCTGCTCGCCCAATCCGTACGCCTGGGCTGGTCGCCGTCCTATCCCACCTTCGACCGCAGTTCGCTGCAGCTGGCCGACGACGCAGCCGAGGCTGGCATGGAAGTGCCTGCCTATGTCGCCCAGTCGCTGAAGGAGGGCTCGCTCAAGTTCGCGGTCGAGGACCCCGAGGCCGAAGAGAACCACCCGCGGGTGCTGTCGCTGTGGCGCTCCAACCTGCTCGGGTCCAGCGCGAAGGGCAACGAGTACTTCCTGCGGCACCTGCTGGGCACCGACAGCGCTGCGACCGCGGTCGAGGCCAGCGAGGACCAGCGTCCACGGACCGTACGTTGGGCCGACGAGGCGCCCGAGGGCAAGCTCGACCTGCTCACCACGATCGACTTCCGGATGACCAGTTCGACGATTCTCAGCGACGTCGTGCTCCCGGCCGCGACGTGGTACGAGAAGCACGACCTCTCGACCACCGACATGCACCCGTTCGTGCACTCCTTCAACCCCGCGATCGCGCCGCCGTGGCAGACCAAGTCCGACTGGGACGCGTGGAAGGTGATCGCCAAGCGCTTCTCGGAGTTGGCCGAGGATCACCTCGGCACCCGCAAGGACGTGGTCGCCAAGCCGCTGTGGCACGACACCCCCGAGGCGATGGCGACCGAGCACGGGGTCGTGCGCGATTGGCGTCTTGGCGAGTGTGACCCGGTGCCCGGCAAGACGATGCCGGTGATCGCCGTGGCCGAGCGCGACTACACCCAGATCTACAACAAGATGATCTCCATCGGCCCGCTGATGGAGAAGGCCGGCATGCTGACCAAGGGGGTCGCGTACGACGTCAAGCGTGAGATCGACATCCTGCGCAACCGCAACGGCGTCGCCCGCGGTGGCGCTGGGGATGGTCAGCCGCTCGTCGAGACCGACATCCAGATGGCCGATGCGATCCTGCACCTGGCGGGCGTCTCCAACGGCCACCTGGCCACCCAGGGCTTCAAGTTCCTGGAGAAGCGCACCGGCACCCAGATGCACGACCTCTCGGCCGAGCACGAGGGCAAGCAGATCACCTTCGCCGACACCCAGATCCAGCCGGTGCCCGTGATCACGTCGCCGGAGTGGTCCGGCTCGGAGTCCGGCGGGCGGCGCTATTCGCCGTTCACCATCAACATCGAGCGGCTCAAGCCCTTCCACACCCTCACGGGCCGCCAGCAGTTCTACGTCGATCACGACTGGTTCCTCGGCATGGGAGAGGGGTTGCCGGTCTATCGACCACCGTTGAACATGTCGGCCCTGTTCGGGGAGGCCCCGATCGGCGAACAGAACGAGCTCGGTGTCTCGGTGCGCTATCTGACTCCGCACAACAAGTGGTCGATCCACTCCGAATATCAGGACAACCTCTTCATGTTGTCGCTGTCTCGCGGTGGCCAGTCGGTCTGGATGAGCGATCGGGACGCCGAGAAGGTCGGGATCAAGGACAACGACT